The proteins below come from a single Desulforegula conservatrix Mb1Pa genomic window:
- the hslV gene encoding ATP-dependent protease subunit HslV — MKESFHGTTILAVMRNGRLAVAGDGQVTLGDSIIKHGARKVRRIYDGKIIVGFAGSTADAMTLSSRLEAKLEQYGGNLTRSAVELAKEWRTDKYMRRLEAMMIAAEKDKMLLLSGNGDVIEPDGGVLSIGSGAQSARSAAEALFRHTDMDARSIVEASMEIAGSICIYTNNSVTVEEF; from the coding sequence ATGAAAGAATCATTCCACGGAACAACAATACTTGCTGTCATGAGAAATGGGCGTCTTGCTGTAGCAGGTGACGGCCAGGTGACTCTTGGTGACAGCATAATAAAGCACGGAGCCAGGAAGGTAAGGCGCATATACGACGGTAAAATAATCGTTGGCTTTGCGGGCTCCACAGCAGATGCAATGACGCTGTCTTCAAGACTTGAGGCAAAACTTGAACAGTACGGCGGAAATCTGACCAGAAGTGCTGTTGAGCTTGCCAAGGAATGGCGGACAGATAAATATATGAGACGGCTTGAAGCAATGATGATAGCTGCTGAAAAAGACAAAATGCTGCTTTTATCAGGAAATGGAGATGTAATAGAACCTGATGGCGGAGTTCTATCCATAGGTTCTGGCGCTCAATCTGCAAGATCAGCCGCAGAAGCCCTTTTCAGGCATACGGATATGGACGCAAGGAGCATTGTGGAAGCATCTATGGAAATAGCCGGCTCAATATGTATTTACACAAATAACTCTGTCACTGTTGAGGAGTTCTGA
- the hslU gene encoding ATP-dependent protease ATPase subunit HslU, which translates to MTDLKPIEIVSELDKYIIGQSNAKKSVSIALRNRWRRKQVPEDLKDEIAPKNIILIGPTGVGKTEIARRLAKLTGSPFIKVEASKFTEVGYVGRDVESMVRDLLELTISQVKASEQESMRDKAKVIAEEKILDLMLPKSGSKPGFGEDGQKEAQLEIVGENSGPETVSTREKLRRMLREGKLDSRYVDLETQDKSTPFIEIFSGTGMEDLGSNFKEMLGGMLPKNTRRRKMKVPEALEILTNDEAQGLIDMEKVVKAAIHTVENSGIIFLDEIDKIASRSGGTTGPDVSREGVQRDLLPIVEGTTVSTKYGAVKTDHILFIAAGAFHVSKPSDLIPELQGRFPIRVELESLSRDDFVKILTQPKNALILQYTSLLATENIELVFTEGAISEIARIAETVNARTENIGARRLHTILEKLLEDILFEAPDIDNKKVVIDTDFVIAKLESISVNEDLSRFIL; encoded by the coding sequence ATGACTGATTTAAAACCCATAGAAATTGTTAGTGAACTTGATAAATACATAATAGGGCAGTCGAACGCCAAAAAGTCTGTTTCCATAGCACTCAGGAACAGATGGCGCAGAAAACAGGTGCCCGAAGATCTTAAGGATGAAATTGCTCCTAAGAACATCATACTCATCGGTCCAACCGGAGTAGGGAAAACCGAAATAGCAAGGCGTCTTGCGAAACTAACAGGCTCACCATTCATAAAAGTAGAGGCTTCCAAATTTACAGAAGTCGGTTATGTAGGGCGAGACGTGGAATCTATGGTCAGGGATCTCCTGGAGCTTACCATTAGTCAGGTAAAGGCATCAGAGCAGGAATCCATGAGAGATAAGGCCAAGGTAATTGCAGAAGAAAAAATTCTTGATCTCATGCTTCCCAAATCAGGTAGCAAACCAGGTTTTGGTGAAGACGGTCAGAAAGAGGCACAGCTTGAAATTGTAGGAGAGAATTCAGGCCCTGAAACTGTTTCCACAAGGGAAAAACTCCGCAGAATGCTCAGGGAAGGCAAGCTTGACAGCAGATATGTCGATCTTGAAACCCAGGATAAATCCACGCCTTTCATAGAGATTTTTTCAGGAACAGGCATGGAGGATTTAGGTTCCAATTTTAAGGAAATGCTGGGCGGAATGCTTCCTAAGAATACCAGAAGAAGAAAAATGAAAGTTCCAGAAGCTCTTGAAATTCTGACCAATGATGAAGCCCAGGGGCTTATTGATATGGAAAAGGTTGTAAAGGCAGCCATTCATACAGTCGAGAATTCAGGGATTATTTTTCTTGACGAGATTGACAAGATCGCTTCAAGAAGTGGAGGGACAACAGGCCCGGATGTATCAAGGGAAGGCGTACAAAGGGATCTTCTGCCGATTGTTGAAGGTACGACTGTCAGTACAAAGTATGGCGCAGTTAAAACTGATCATATTCTTTTTATCGCTGCCGGTGCCTTTCATGTTTCCAAGCCTTCGGATCTTATTCCTGAGCTCCAGGGACGATTTCCGATAAGGGTTGAGCTTGAGAGTCTTTCGAGGGATGATTTTGTTAAAATTCTCACCCAGCCGAAAAATGCGCTTATTCTTCAATACACATCTCTCCTTGCCACAGAAAATATTGAACTTGTCTTTACTGAAGGGGCAATATCAGAGATTGCAAGGATAGCTGAAACGGTAAACGCCAGAACTGAAAATATAGGTGCCAGAAGGCTTCATACCATTCTTGAGAAGCTTTTAGAGGATATTTTATTCGAAGCGCCTGATATTGATAATAAAAAGGTTGTCATTGACACAGATTTTGTTATTGCAAAGCTCGAATCCATAAGTGTCAATGAGGATTTGAGCAGATTTATTCTATGA
- a CDS encoding PAS domain-containing protein, whose translation MWQKKADVAVTVCDRDGYIIEMNEASCRMFEKSGGAGLMGKNLLDCHPGSSRQKLENMLKTREKNCYTIEKNGIRKLIYQIPWFDEKGEYQGFAEMVMELPKDMPHFVRK comes from the coding sequence ATGTGGCAGAAAAAGGCAGATGTGGCTGTTACGGTCTGTGATCGTGATGGTTATATAATTGAAATGAACGAGGCATCATGTCGCATGTTTGAAAAGAGCGGTGGCGCCGGGCTGATGGGAAAGAACCTTCTGGACTGTCATCCTGGCAGTTCAAGACAGAAGCTCGAAAACATGCTCAAAACCAGAGAAAAAAATTGCTATACAATTGAAAAAAACGGAATCAGGAAACTGATTTATCAGATTCCGTGGTTTGATGAAAAAGGGGAGTATCAGGGATTTGCCGAAATGGTAATGGAACTTCCGAAAGATATGCCCCATTTTGTCAGAAAATAA
- the argB gene encoding acetylglutamate kinase encodes MDINVADILIEALPYIRKFTGMTIVVKYGGHAMVDEQLKEDFARDITLLKFIGLNPVVVHGGGPQINSMLDTMGIETRFVRGMRYTCEKTMDVVEMVLGGKVNKSIVAQMNQHGGKAVGLTGKDGGLIFAKKMQIINHNEADQPEIIDPGLVGEVVSVDPHLINSLSSQGFIPVIAPVGAGENGETYNINADVVASKIASALGAGRLILLTDVDGVKGADGNLISSIKTDEIVRMIETGVIKGGMIPKVEFALNAVREGVGKVHIINGARRHTVLLELFTDHGIGTEVTL; translated from the coding sequence ATGGACATCAATGTTGCTGATATTCTAATCGAAGCATTGCCTTATATAAGAAAATTTACTGGAATGACCATTGTTGTCAAATATGGCGGTCACGCAATGGTTGATGAGCAACTTAAGGAAGATTTTGCAAGGGACATAACCCTTCTGAAATTCATAGGACTTAACCCTGTCGTTGTTCACGGCGGAGGTCCGCAGATCAATTCCATGCTCGATACCATGGGCATTGAAACAAGATTTGTGAGAGGGATGCGCTATACCTGTGAGAAGACAATGGATGTGGTTGAGATGGTTCTTGGCGGCAAGGTCAATAAATCTATTGTAGCCCAGATGAACCAGCACGGCGGGAAAGCTGTAGGGTTAACTGGCAAGGACGGTGGGCTTATTTTTGCTAAAAAAATGCAGATTATAAACCACAACGAAGCTGATCAGCCTGAGATAATAGATCCTGGTCTTGTCGGCGAGGTTGTAAGCGTTGATCCCCATCTCATAAACAGTCTATCATCCCAGGGATTCATTCCTGTAATAGCTCCTGTTGGCGCAGGGGAAAATGGAGAGACATACAATATCAACGCAGATGTTGTTGCATCCAAGATCGCATCGGCACTCGGCGCAGGAAGGCTTATTCTTCTTACTGATGTCGACGGTGTAAAAGGCGCTGATGGGAATCTTATTTCTTCAATAAAAACAGATGAGATTGTCAGGATGATTGAAACCGGAGTGATCAAGGGCGGCATGATTCCAAAGGTTGAGTTTGCGCTTAACGCTGTTCGTGAAGGCGTCGGCAAGGTGCATATAATAAACGGAGCAAGAAGACATACAGTGCTTCTTGAGCTTTTTACGGATCATGGTATTGGCACAGAGGTAACATTATAA
- a CDS encoding acetylornithine transaminase, which translates to MNDIIKKSDSVIFQTYARFPIVLEKGKGCRVWDTDGKEYIDFVAGVAVVNLGHCHPGITNAIKEQAEKLFHVSNLYYTVPQTELAEWLVERSFADRVFFCNSGAEANEAAIKLSRKYFSEKGEKGRYTILTMTQSFHGRTMGAMSATGQDKIKYGFDPMLEGFDFVPFNDIDALSAKMSDKVCAVMLEPVQGEGGIVCAEKGFLKSVRELCDKHGALLIYDEIQTGMGRTGKLFCHDYDNVAPDIMTLAKGLGNGLPIGAMLATEKVGSAFKAGAHGSTFGGTPFITAAALEASRIIEKESILDKCVAAGSYFRSKLDGLKKKHDVIVDVRGIGLLLGVKLKIEGAQIVKKCMEKGFLINCVQNDTLRFIPPLVISNEEINLLINCLDEILAGLSA; encoded by the coding sequence ATGAACGATATAATCAAAAAGTCGGATTCTGTAATATTTCAGACTTACGCGCGTTTTCCGATTGTTCTTGAAAAGGGTAAGGGATGCCGTGTCTGGGATACTGATGGCAAGGAATATATAGATTTTGTGGCAGGAGTTGCAGTTGTAAATCTTGGGCATTGTCATCCTGGAATAACAAATGCGATCAAGGAACAGGCTGAAAAACTTTTCCATGTTTCCAATCTTTATTACACTGTTCCGCAGACAGAGCTTGCCGAATGGCTTGTAGAACGCAGCTTTGCCGACCGTGTGTTTTTCTGTAACAGCGGCGCTGAGGCAAATGAAGCTGCAATTAAACTTAGCCGCAAATATTTCTCTGAAAAAGGAGAAAAGGGCAGGTATACGATCCTGACAATGACCCAGTCTTTTCATGGACGAACAATGGGAGCAATGTCAGCGACAGGACAGGACAAGATAAAGTATGGATTTGATCCCATGCTTGAAGGCTTTGATTTTGTACCGTTCAATGATATCGATGCTCTTTCCGCCAAGATGAGCGACAAGGTTTGTGCCGTCATGCTTGAACCTGTTCAGGGCGAAGGCGGAATAGTCTGTGCCGAGAAGGGCTTTCTTAAATCTGTGCGTGAGCTTTGCGACAAGCATGGCGCACTTCTTATTTATGATGAAATCCAGACAGGCATGGGCAGAACAGGTAAACTTTTTTGCCATGACTATGATAATGTAGCTCCTGATATAATGACACTCGCCAAGGGGCTTGGGAATGGGCTTCCAATAGGCGCTATGCTTGCGACTGAAAAAGTTGGATCTGCTTTCAAAGCAGGGGCGCATGGATCGACATTCGGCGGAACGCCTTTTATAACTGCTGCGGCTCTCGAAGCTTCAAGAATAATTGAGAAGGAAAGCATACTTGATAAATGCGTTGCCGCAGGTTCTTATTTCAGGTCAAAGCTTGACGGGCTGAAGAAAAAACATGATGTGATCGTGGATGTACGCGGAATCGGGCTTCTTCTCGGTGTTAAACTCAAAATTGAGGGGGCCCAGATTGTCAAGAAATGCATGGAAAAAGGTTTTCTTATCAATTGCGTTCAAAACGATACTTTAAGGTTCATTCCTCCTCTTGTTATTTCAAATGAGGAAATTAACCTTCTTATAAATTGTCTTGATGAAATACTGGCCGGTTTGTCAGCTTAA
- the argF gene encoding ornithine carbamoyltransferase yields the protein MKKDLLKLIDLTEEDFGLFFDRALELKRRYKKGIIDRPMIGKTMGMIFDKPSTRTRISFEAGFAQLGGTPIFLNTADTQMGRSEPIKDTARVMSRYLDAIVIRTFSQALIEEFAKEASIPVVNALSDDYHPCQILSDLLTVIECKGGCKGLKYAWVGDGNNVAHSWINAAAVLGLDLVLACPEGYFPNKTILDRALSTGKGSIRIVTDPKEAVRDADVIYTDVWASMGMEKEQEKRLKAFAGYLVDKKLVDLAKKDAIVMHCLPAHRGEEISDEVMEGPNSVLWDQAENKMHMHKAIMDVLINR from the coding sequence TTGAAAAAGGATCTTTTAAAACTGATTGATCTTACGGAAGAAGATTTCGGGCTGTTCTTTGACAGGGCGCTTGAGCTTAAAAGAAGGTATAAAAAAGGCATAATAGACAGACCCATGATAGGCAAGACAATGGGCATGATCTTTGACAAGCCTTCGACACGAACCAGGATTTCATTTGAAGCAGGTTTTGCTCAGCTGGGCGGAACTCCTATTTTTCTTAACACCGCCGACACCCAGATGGGCAGAAGCGAGCCTATCAAGGACACCGCAAGGGTAATGTCCAGATATCTTGATGCAATAGTCATAAGGACATTTTCCCAGGCCCTTATCGAGGAATTTGCAAAAGAGGCTTCAATACCGGTTGTTAACGCACTCAGCGACGATTACCATCCATGCCAGATTTTGAGTGATCTTCTGACTGTTATCGAATGCAAGGGCGGATGCAAAGGGCTTAAATACGCATGGGTAGGTGATGGCAATAATGTCGCACACTCATGGATTAATGCTGCGGCTGTTCTTGGGCTTGATCTTGTACTTGCATGTCCTGAGGGCTATTTCCCGAACAAGACCATACTTGACAGGGCTCTTTCCACAGGCAAAGGCAGTATCAGGATAGTAACTGATCCCAAAGAAGCGGTAAGAGATGCAGATGTAATATATACGGATGTCTGGGCAAGCATGGGAATGGAAAAGGAACAGGAAAAACGCCTTAAGGCTTTTGCCGGATATCTTGTGGACAAGAAGCTTGTGGATCTTGCCAAAAAAGATGCGATTGTCATGCATTGCCTTCCTGCCCACAGAGGCGAGGAAATTTCAGATGAAGTAATGGAGGGCCCTAACTCAGTGCTCTGGGATCAGGCTGAAAACAAGATGCATATGCACAAGGCTATTATGGATGTCCTGATAAATAGGTAA
- a CDS encoding argininosuccinate synthase: MSDIKKVVLAYSGGLDTSVVLKWLIETYGCEVITFSADIGQEEELDFIKPKALKTGASKVYVDDLTEEFVRDYVFPAFRANAIYEGQYLLGTSLARPLIAKRQMEIAKIEGADSVSHGATGKGNDQVRFELTYFAFNPNIKIIAPWREWDLNSRTSLIAFAEKHGIEVPVTRAKPYSTDRNILHISYEGGVLEDPWTAATDDMYTMSVPPEKAPDKAEIIEIGFLEGNPVSIDGEELSPAKFLKRLNTIAGRNGIGRIDLVENRFVGMKSRGVYETPGGTVLRLAHLAMESITLDREVCHIRDSLIPKYAQLIYNGFWFSPEMKMLQNMIDAAQKPVSGVVRLKLYKGNCYVLGRKAEKSLYSESFATFEGDSVYRQKDAEGFIRLNALRLRIRSLMEK; the protein is encoded by the coding sequence GTGTCTGATATAAAAAAAGTTGTTCTTGCCTATTCAGGCGGTCTTGATACGTCGGTTGTTCTTAAATGGCTCATTGAAACCTATGGTTGTGAGGTTATCACCTTTTCGGCAGACATAGGCCAGGAAGAAGAGCTTGATTTCATAAAACCCAAAGCTCTTAAAACAGGTGCTTCCAAGGTTTATGTGGATGATCTTACAGAAGAGTTTGTCCGTGATTATGTATTCCCCGCGTTCAGGGCAAACGCAATTTACGAGGGGCAGTACCTTCTTGGAACTTCCCTTGCAAGACCTCTTATAGCAAAGCGTCAGATGGAAATTGCCAAAATTGAAGGTGCTGATTCCGTAAGCCACGGCGCGACAGGAAAAGGAAACGATCAGGTAAGATTTGAGCTTACCTATTTTGCCTTTAATCCGAATATAAAAATAATCGCTCCCTGGAGAGAGTGGGATCTCAATTCACGAACATCCCTGATTGCCTTTGCTGAAAAACATGGTATTGAGGTTCCTGTAACAAGGGCAAAACCATACAGCACGGACAGAAATATTCTTCATATAAGCTATGAGGGCGGAGTTCTTGAAGATCCATGGACTGCTGCTACAGATGATATGTATACTATGTCCGTTCCTCCTGAAAAAGCTCCTGATAAGGCGGAAATTATAGAAATAGGCTTTCTCGAGGGGAATCCGGTATCAATAGACGGAGAGGAACTCAGCCCAGCAAAGTTTCTCAAGAGGCTGAATACCATTGCAGGAAGAAACGGAATTGGCCGCATCGACCTTGTCGAAAACCGTTTTGTAGGTATGAAGTCAAGGGGAGTTTATGAAACGCCTGGCGGAACTGTTCTACGGCTTGCCCATCTTGCCATGGAATCGATAACGCTTGACAGGGAAGTCTGTCATATAAGAGATTCTCTGATCCCGAAATATGCCCAGCTTATATATAACGGTTTCTGGTTCTCCCCTGAGATGAAGATGCTACAGAATATGATAGATGCTGCCCAGAAGCCAGTTTCAGGAGTTGTCAGGCTCAAGCTCTACAAAGGCAACTGTTATGTTCTTGGTAGAAAGGCCGAAAAATCACTCTACAGCGAATCCTTTGCAACATTCGAAGGCGATTCCGTATACAGACAGAAGGACGCGGAAGGCTTTATTCGTCTGAATGCACTGAGGCTTAGAATCAGAAGCCTTATGGAAAAATAG
- the argH gene encoding argininosuccinate lyase — protein sequence MSEKLWSGRFSEKTDRMVERFTSSIQVDKRLYRHDIAGSIAHAKMMAKVGMITPEESEQIAKGLEEIRMDIEAGRMEYSDSLEDIHMHIESRLVEKIGEAGQKLHTGRSRNDQVALDSRMYMRDEVKEIIQLLRALRHVFAELAKKHIDVILPGYTHLQRAQPVLFSHHMMAYYEMFTRDARRFEDCLKRINVMPLGSAALAGTTYPIDREYVARLLDFPEISANSMDAVSDRDHMLELASCASICMMHFSRISEELILWSTSEFSFITLSDAFTTGSSIMPQKKNPDIPELVRGKTGSVYGALFSLLTMMKSLPLAYNRDMQEDKKTLFEMIDTLKDCIDIYVRMLPNMTVKKDVMEASASKGFLNATDLADYLAAKGMPFRKAHHVAGRMVSHALAKGVEIDHLELEVLRQFDEMFEKDVYEYLEVRRMVDRRKSAGGTSTENVNESIKKAFESIESETIA from the coding sequence ATGTCGGAAAAGCTCTGGAGCGGAAGATTCAGTGAAAAAACAGACAGGATGGTTGAGCGTTTTACCTCATCCATTCAGGTGGATAAGCGTCTTTATCGTCATGACATTGCAGGGAGTATAGCCCATGCCAAAATGATGGCAAAGGTTGGAATGATTACCCCTGAAGAGTCTGAGCAGATTGCAAAGGGTCTTGAAGAGATAAGGATGGACATTGAGGCTGGAAGAATGGAGTATTCTGACAGCCTTGAAGATATTCACATGCACATTGAGAGCAGGCTTGTTGAGAAGATCGGTGAGGCAGGCCAGAAGCTCCACACCGGAAGAAGCAGGAATGATCAGGTGGCCCTTGATTCCAGGATGTACATGCGGGACGAGGTAAAAGAGATTATTCAGCTTCTTAGAGCCTTGAGACATGTTTTTGCGGAGCTTGCAAAAAAGCATATTGATGTGATTCTTCCAGGATATACCCATCTCCAGAGAGCGCAGCCCGTACTTTTTTCCCATCATATGATGGCTTACTATGAAATGTTCACAAGGGACGCAAGGCGATTCGAAGACTGTCTGAAAAGAATAAATGTAATGCCGCTCGGTAGCGCCGCTCTTGCTGGAACTACCTATCCCATAGACAGGGAATATGTGGCGCGTCTTCTCGATTTTCCTGAAATATCTGCAAACAGCATGGATGCGGTATCTGATCGTGATCACATGCTCGAACTCGCTTCTTGCGCTAGCATATGCATGATGCACTTCAGCAGAATATCCGAGGAACTTATACTTTGGTCAACATCTGAGTTTTCGTTTATCACGCTTTCCGATGCCTTCACTACCGGCAGCAGCATAATGCCTCAGAAAAAAAATCCCGATATTCCTGAGCTTGTCAGAGGCAAGACTGGTAGTGTTTACGGCGCTCTTTTTTCTCTTCTTACAATGATGAAATCTTTGCCGCTTGCTTACAACCGTGACATGCAGGAAGACAAGAAAACGCTTTTCGAGATGATAGACACGCTTAAAGACTGCATAGATATTTATGTCCGTATGCTTCCTAATATGACTGTGAAGAAAGATGTAATGGAGGCTTCGGCAAGCAAGGGCTTTTTGAATGCAACAGATCTTGCGGATTATCTGGCAGCAAAGGGTATGCCTTTCAGGAAAGCTCATCACGTTGCCGGAAGGATGGTTTCCCACGCTCTTGCCAAAGGAGTCGAGATAGATCACCTCGAGCTTGAAGTTCTCCGCCAGTTTGATGAGATGTTTGAAAAAGATGTTTACGAATATCTTGAAGTCAGAAGGATGGTTGACAGAAGAAAGTCCGCAGGAGGAACCTCGACTGAAAATGTTAACGAATCAATCAAAAAGGCTTTTGAATCAATAGAGTCAGAAACGATTGCATAA
- the folK gene encoding 2-amino-4-hydroxy-6-hydroxymethyldihydropteridine diphosphokinase yields MVTSVYFSIGSNMGNALENCACIMERFSKEIKKVRLIEKSEYYISSPQDYTDQQWFINAVGKLETLLDPFELLDYFKMLEAESGRDFSVPRFGPRVIDIDIIFFDDIIINTPKLTIPHQRMHQRRFVLKPLSALNPYFVHPVLGKTVSMLLSEIDPTDQDVIALSEYNGYEKYSANLRTEVLIEEK; encoded by the coding sequence ATGGTAACATCCGTCTATTTTTCCATTGGCTCAAATATGGGAAATGCTCTTGAGAACTGCGCCTGTATTATGGAGAGATTCTCAAAAGAGATAAAAAAAGTCCGACTTATTGAAAAATCGGAATATTATATTTCATCACCCCAGGATTATACTGATCAGCAGTGGTTTATAAATGCGGTTGGAAAGCTTGAAACATTATTAGACCCTTTTGAACTGCTTGATTATTTCAAGATGCTTGAGGCTGAATCAGGGCGTGATTTTTCAGTGCCAAGGTTTGGCCCAAGAGTCATTGATATTGATATCATTTTCTTTGATGATATTATTATTAATACCCCGAAGCTTACAATTCCCCATCAGAGAATGCATCAAAGAAGATTTGTTTTAAAACCTCTTTCTGCGCTTAATCCTTATTTTGTGCACCCTGTTTTGGGTAAAACAGTATCAATGCTTTTATCTGAAATAGATCCTACAGATCAGGATGTAATAGCTTTATCTGAATATAATGGATATGAGAAGTATTCAGCTAACTTAAGAACTGAAGTCTTAATAGAGGAAAAATGA
- the pgsA gene encoding CDP-diacylglycerol--glycerol-3-phosphate 3-phosphatidyltransferase: MKDKIKKLKSLLTDPNFLTLSRVAVVPVFIVLMMHEGRIYTFFAALFFCIAAATDYLDGFFARKKGLVSDLGKMLDPLADKLLMASAFIMLVERGWAQAWIICLIVGREMAVTGLRSVVAEVGQDPGASSLGKLKTGFQIAAVIPLVLHYPYLGLNMHAIGTILLWIALVFTMWSGFDYFYRLGKIFKN; encoded by the coding sequence ATGAAAGATAAAATTAAAAAGCTGAAATCTTTACTGACAGATCCTAATTTTCTTACTCTCTCAAGAGTTGCCGTTGTTCCTGTTTTTATAGTCCTTATGATGCATGAAGGCCGCATATATACGTTTTTTGCGGCTCTTTTTTTCTGTATTGCGGCAGCAACAGATTATCTGGACGGCTTTTTTGCGAGAAAAAAGGGGCTTGTTTCTGATCTCGGGAAAATGCTTGATCCTCTGGCCGATAAACTTCTTATGGCTTCAGCATTTATAATGCTTGTTGAAAGGGGATGGGCCCAGGCCTGGATAATCTGCCTCATCGTGGGCCGTGAAATGGCCGTGACTGGCCTTAGGTCAGTTGTTGCAGAAGTTGGTCAGGACCCCGGTGCATCAAGCCTTGGCAAGCTTAAGACAGGATTTCAGATAGCAGCCGTGATACCGCTTGTGCTGCATTATCCGTATCTTGGACTGAACATGCATGCAATCGGAACGATACTGCTATGGATTGCTCTTGTATTCACCATGTGGTCGGGTTTTGACTATTTTTACAGGTTAGGCAAAATTTTTAAAAATTAG
- a CDS encoding DedA family protein — protein MDFHALIRDYGYWAVLIGTFLEGETILILGGVAAQSGSLELAFVMLSAFAGSSCGDQLYYFIGRWQGRALLLRFPRWSRAAAKVSKHVKRHQNFIILCFRFFYGLRNVTPFVLGISHVRVPRFVILNLIGAGIWSISFASLGFLLGEAHERALGKGYSWVLIVIVLILGLIYWGYRRWKDSREPYQPPETLDIPILDENIIRKKKQG, from the coding sequence GTGGATTTTCATGCTTTGATTCGTGACTATGGCTATTGGGCCGTGCTGATTGGAACATTTCTTGAAGGTGAAACCATTCTGATCCTCGGAGGAGTAGCTGCACAAAGTGGTTCTCTGGAGCTTGCATTCGTAATGCTTTCAGCCTTTGCTGGAAGCTCGTGCGGTGATCAGCTATACTATTTCATCGGTCGCTGGCAGGGAAGAGCACTGCTTTTGCGCTTTCCCCGCTGGAGCCGGGCAGCGGCCAAAGTCAGCAAACACGTTAAACGTCATCAGAATTTCATTATCCTATGTTTCCGATTTTTCTACGGCCTGCGCAATGTCACCCCATTTGTTCTCGGAATAAGTCATGTGCGCGTACCCCGTTTTGTCATTCTGAATCTCATAGGTGCCGGTATATGGTCAATCTCATTCGCCTCGCTTGGTTTTCTTCTTGGTGAGGCACATGAGCGAGCCCTTGGAAAAGGATACAGCTGGGTACTCATTGTCATTGTTCTTATTCTGGGCTTAATATACTGGGGGTACCGCAGATGGAAAGATTCAAGAGAACCGTACCAGCCGCCAGAAACACTTGATATCCCAATTCTTGACGAGAATATTATCAGAAAGAAAAAACAAGGTTAA
- a CDS encoding bifunctional riboflavin kinase/FAD synthetase: MKVIESLAEIEIPFENAVVTIGNFDGVHKGHHSLMDAVIKKAGEIGGTAIVMTFEPHPLKVLRNGSSPPLITLYEQKKERIEASGIDVLICINFTEEFAALDPEYFLEKILVEKIGMKAIVAGRDYAFGKNRKGNIDFLKAMGGKLGYQVVLPDWIECLQEGDRISSTRIRETILSGDVGRAASMLGRYYQIRGEVVRGRNRGGKLLGFPTANILFQDELCPKYGVYAVTAEIDGKRFDGVANMGVSPTFGDDMFTAEVHLFDFSSDIYGKKIKVDFIARLREEKKFSGLDELSAQIKKDAETAREILRELKR; this comes from the coding sequence ATGAAGGTTATTGAAAGTCTTGCGGAAATTGAAATTCCTTTTGAAAATGCTGTAGTTACAATAGGTAATTTTGACGGTGTTCACAAAGGCCATCATTCTCTTATGGATGCGGTGATAAAGAAGGCAGGAGAAATTGGTGGTACAGCTATTGTCATGACTTTTGAACCCCATCCGCTTAAAGTTCTGAGAAACGGATCAAGCCCCCCACTTATAACTCTTTACGAGCAGAAGAAAGAGCGAATAGAAGCTTCGGGTATTGATGTTCTCATCTGCATTAATTTTACTGAAGAATTTGCAGCCCTTGATCCTGAGTATTTTCTCGAGAAAATTCTTGTGGAAAAAATCGGCATGAAAGCCATTGTTGCGGGAAGGGATTACGCTTTTGGTAAAAACCGCAAGGGTAATATAGATTTTCTTAAGGCAATGGGGGGCAAGCTTGGATATCAGGTAGTGCTTCCTGACTGGATAGAATGCCTTCAAGAGGGTGACCGAATAAGCAGCACAAGGATTAGAGAGACAATTCTTTCAGGCGATGTCGGACGTGCGGCATCAATGCTCGGAAGATATTATCAGATACGAGGCGAGGTCGTAAGGGGAAGGAACCGAGGCGGGAAACTTTTGGGATTTCCCACAGCAAATATATTGTTTCAGGATGAGCTTTGTCCCAAGTATGGAGTTTATGCGGTAACCGCAGAAATTGATGGAAAAAGATTTGACGGAGTTGCCAATATGGGTGTCAGTCCAACCTTTGGCGATGATATGTTTACCGCAGAAGTCCATCTTTTTGACTTCTCGTCGGATATTTATGGTAAGAAAATAAAAGTTGATTTTATTGCCAGACTCAGGGAAGAGAAAAAATTCTCGGGTCTTGACGAACTTTCTGCCCAGATCAAAAAGGATGCAGAGACCGCAAGGGAAATCCTTAGGGAATTAAAAAGATAA